The following are encoded in a window of Acropora muricata isolate sample 2 chromosome 6, ASM3666990v1, whole genome shotgun sequence genomic DNA:
- the LOC136920737 gene encoding uncharacterized protein isoform X1 codes for MAMDNFETISLDSKQCKICNQETGEELISCILREKFSSGGNVSPGSPKSPETSLAHRVCLERRDAIMKRTFFPQQKKTWKDRVKGLVSTKSSNNNVVKTWTQVDFLDHAGDGNRSILEPTKREIIKRSSWTSENSVFRESKEKYRVENVGKAETEFGEWRRNKVRICSVDEEDDEKEATFSSTHTVTRHTRTKLQACNLAQLMEFANNLTVQINEVSSDLITHLQARDDLLLQKHTMKVTAGQLVDLQLNLKTASTQNLQRPAPDKKLPGYIAL; via the exons ATGGCCATGGATAACTTTGAAACCATAAGTCTCGACAGCAAACAGTGCAAGATTTGTAATCAAGAAACAGGAGAGGAATTAATCTCTTGTATTTTACGGGAGAAATTTTCGTCTGGAGGAAATGTCTCTCCTGGTAGTCCGAAAAGCCCAGAGACTTCCCTCGCTCATCGTGTCTGCTTAGAAAGACGGGATGCtataatgaaaagaactttcTTTCCTCAGCAGAAGAAAACTTGGAAAGATCGAGTGAAAGGTCTCGTGAGTACAAAGTCGTCAAATAATAACGTCGTTAAAACATGGACGCAAGTTGACTTTTTGGACCACGCAGGCGACGGTAATAGATCAATATTGGAACCTACAAAGCGAGAAATAATCAAAAGATCATCATGGACTTCAGAGAATTCTGTTTTTAGAGAGAGTAAAGAAAAGTATCGAGTCGAAAATGTTGGAAAGGCTGAGACAGAATTCGGCGAGTGGCGAAGAAATAAAGTTCGTATTTGTTCAGTTGATGAAGAAGACGACGAAAAGGAAGCAACATTCTCGAGTACGCATACTGTTACTCGGCATACACGCACCAAAT TGCAAGCCTGTAATTTAGCACAACTCATGGAGTTTGCAAATAATCTTACAGTGCAAATTAATG AGGTATCCTCTGATCTTATAACACATCTACAAGCAAGAGATGACCTTCTCCTGCAGAAGCATACCATGAAAGTTACAGCGGGACAACTCGTTGATTTACAGTTGAACCTGAAAACTGCAAGTACTCAGAATCTGCAAAGGCCTGCACCTGACAAGAAATTACCAGGATACATTGCATtgtaa
- the LOC136920737 gene encoding uncharacterized protein isoform X2, whose translation MAMDNFETISLDSKQCKICNQETGEELISCILREKFSSGGNVSPGSPKSPETSLAHRVCLERRDAIMKRTFFPQQKKTWKDRVKGLVSTKSSNNNVVKTWTQVDFLDHAGDGNRSILEPTKREIIKRSSWTSENSVFRESKEKYRVENVGKAETEFGEWRRNKVRICSVDEEDDEKEATFSSTHTVTRHTRTKLQACNLAQLMEFANNLTVQINATGNSSPA comes from the exons ATGGCCATGGATAACTTTGAAACCATAAGTCTCGACAGCAAACAGTGCAAGATTTGTAATCAAGAAACAGGAGAGGAATTAATCTCTTGTATTTTACGGGAGAAATTTTCGTCTGGAGGAAATGTCTCTCCTGGTAGTCCGAAAAGCCCAGAGACTTCCCTCGCTCATCGTGTCTGCTTAGAAAGACGGGATGCtataatgaaaagaactttcTTTCCTCAGCAGAAGAAAACTTGGAAAGATCGAGTGAAAGGTCTCGTGAGTACAAAGTCGTCAAATAATAACGTCGTTAAAACATGGACGCAAGTTGACTTTTTGGACCACGCAGGCGACGGTAATAGATCAATATTGGAACCTACAAAGCGAGAAATAATCAAAAGATCATCATGGACTTCAGAGAATTCTGTTTTTAGAGAGAGTAAAGAAAAGTATCGAGTCGAAAATGTTGGAAAGGCTGAGACAGAATTCGGCGAGTGGCGAAGAAATAAAGTTCGTATTTGTTCAGTTGATGAAGAAGACGACGAAAAGGAAGCAACATTCTCGAGTACGCATACTGTTACTCGGCATACACGCACCAAAT TGCAAGCCTGTAATTTAGCACAACTCATGGAGTTTGCAAATAATCTTACAGTGCAAATTAATG CCACAGGCAACTCATCTCCAGCGTGA